In the genome of Mixta calida, the window CTGGCGCGCCGCCAGTTCTGTGCCGGGCGGCACCTGCGCCGCCATGGTCGGCATCTGCGTCGCCAGTAAAAAGGCGCCCAGCGCAATGCGAAATGATTTCATCTTGTCCTACCCTTAAAGCTGCCGGAGTGGCAAAAGCGTGAGATGGCTTATGCTAACCGGCACTTTAGCGCAAATAATTGATCCCGAACCAGCTGTTTTGCTTATTGTCCGTCGCCGTCGAGCCGCTCTGCGACGCTTTTCACAGGAGCTGAAGATGACCCTGTTATATCCGCGCCCGTTGCGCGGCGCGCTGGAAGTGGAAATGACGCGCTATGGCACCTCGGTGCTGGGCGCACCGCTAATCTGGTTTCCCGCCGCGCAGGCGGACAGCGACAGCGGGCTGGTGCTGGCGGGCACCCATGGCGATGAGAGCGCGGCGCTGGTAACGCTCTCCTGCGCCCTGCGCACTCTGCACAGCGCCCACCGTCGACATCATGTGGTGCTGGCGGTCAATCCTGACGGCTGTCAGCTGGGACTACGCGCCAACGCGCGCGGCGTCGACCTTAACCGCAACTTTCCCGCCGCCAACTGGCAGTCGGGAGAAACGGTCTACCGCTGGAACAGCGCCGCCGAAGCGCGCGACGTGCGCCTGTCTACCGGCGGGCGCGCCGCCTCCGAGCCGGAAACCGCCGCGCTGTGCCAGCTGATTCACCAGCTGCGTCCGGCCTGGGTCGTCTCTCTGCATGAGCCGCTGGCCTGCATCGACGATCCGCAACAGACGCCGATCGGCGAATGGCTGGCGGCGCAGACCGGACTGACTCGCGTCGCCAGCGTCGGCTACAGCACGCCGGGATCGTTCGGCAGCTGGTGCGCCGATCTGGCGCTGCCCTGCGTCACCGTCGAACTGCCGCCGATCTCTACCGACGAGGCGACGGAACGCTATCTCAGCGCCTTCACCGGCCTACTCAGCTGGCGGCCGTGAAATCGATGCGGCCGCTACCGAAATGCAGGCCGGGCTCCACATCTACCGCCAGCCAGGTGGGGCCGTCCAGATCGATAAAGCGCGCGCGCGGCACCAGCGGCAGCGAGGCGCTGATGGCGCGCGAGGTGCAAAGCATGCAGCCCAACATAATCGTC includes:
- the mpaA gene encoding murein tripeptide amidase MpaA translates to MTLLYPRPLRGALEVEMTRYGTSVLGAPLIWFPAAQADSDSGLVLAGTHGDESAALVTLSCALRTLHSAHRRHHVVLAVNPDGCQLGLRANARGVDLNRNFPAANWQSGETVYRWNSAAEARDVRLSTGGRAASEPETAALCQLIHQLRPAWVVSLHEPLACIDDPQQTPIGEWLAAQTGLTRVASVGYSTPGSFGSWCADLALPCVTVELPPISTDEATERYLSAFTGLLSWRP